The following coding sequences lie in one Apium graveolens cultivar Ventura chromosome 3, ASM990537v1, whole genome shotgun sequence genomic window:
- the LOC141714446 gene encoding benzyl alcohol O-benzoyltransferase-like yields MDRKLFFQVRRQPPELIIPAKPTPNDRKPLSDLDDRDGLRYKLSGVQIYGPNPCMENDDPVKVIREALAKTLVFYFPFAGRLREGPDRKLTVDCTGEGVVFVAAKADVRAEEFPLYPPFPCMDQLLYDHDHLHGSHGIVNSPLMFIQVTRLLCGGFMLAIKFTHNMCDAFGMSQFLTALGDIARGRTNPSVLPVWKRELLNVRNPPQATCTHHEFTQLATKSTTDPIPDSDMVYRSFFFNSTNVSVLRNLVPPHLAKCSTFDLLAACIWRNRTIALALHPQQRVRLVFAVNARSRLKSSIPIGYYGNVFVLPGVISTVDELCKNPIGYALELVMNAKANVTEEYVRSFIDLTVLKARAPISTEWTYIVDDLTQLGLWDTNYGWGKPIYGGMAYSEVDPTPGTGNYFLRIRKKDGDEDEIVAPMCLPASAMEKFEKELEKLLVFGNYGSHVSCTKIPSAL; encoded by the exons ATGGACAGAAAACTATTTTTTCAAGTAAGAAGACAACCGCCGGAGCTTATAATTCCGGCAAAACCAACTCCAAATGATCGTAAACCATTGTCCGATTTAGACGACAGAGATGGTCTTCGATACAAACTATCAGGCGTTCAAATTTACGGTCCAAATCCTTGCATGGAAAATGATGATCCTGTTAAGGTTATCAGGGAGGCTTTAGCTAAAACTCTtgttttttattttccttttgcTGGCCGGCTGAGGGAAGGGCCTGACCGGAAACTGACAGTGGACTGTACCGGAGAAGGGGTGGTGTTTGTGGCGGCAAAAGCCGATGTTAGGGCTGAAGAGTTTCCTCTGTACCCTCCTTTCCCTTGCATGGATCAGCTGCTTTATGATCATGATCATCTGCATGGCTCTCATGGCATTGTTAATAGTCCTTTGATGTTTATACAG GTTACGCGTCTATTATGTGGTGGATTCATGCTAGCTATAAAATTCACCCATAACATGTGTGATGCATTTGGCATGTCACAATTTTTAACAGCACTGGGGGATATTGCACGGGGCAGAACTAACCCATCTGTCCTTCCAGTCTGGAAACGAGAGTTGCTGAATGTTCGAAATCCCCCGCAAGCAACATGTACTCATCACGAATTCACTCAACTTGCGACCAAGAGTACTACTGATCctattcctgattctgacatGGTATATCGTTCGTTCTTTTTTAATTCTACAAATGTTTCTGTCCTCCGTAATCTTGTCCCTCCCCACCTCGCCAAATGCTCCACATTTGACTTACTAGCAGCATGTATATGGCGAAATAGAACGATTGCTCTTGCATTACACCCCCAACAGAGGGTCCGTTTAGTATTCGCCGTTAATGCACGTTCTAGGCTGAAATCTAGCATACCAATTGGATACTATGGGAATGTATTTGTTCTTCCTGGTGTTATATCTACAGTTGATGAGTTGTGCAAAAATCCAATAGGATACGCTTTAGAGTTGGTGATGAATGCAAAAGCAAATGTCACAGAGGAATATGTCAGATCGTTTATTGATCTCACAGTCTTGAAAGCACGAGCTCCGATATCAACTGAATGGACTTACATTGTTGATGATTTGACTCAGCTTGGATTATGGGACACGAATTACGGGTGGGGGAAACCGATTTATGGTGGAATGGCTTATTCTGAGGTCGATCCTACGCCTGGAACTGGAAATTATTTTTTAAGGATTAGAAAAAAGGATGGAGATGAAGATGAGATTGTTGCGCCAATGTGTCTGCCTGCTTCTGCTATGGAGAAATTTGAGAAGGAACTGGAAAAATTGTTAGTATTTGGTAATTATGGATCTCATGTATCATGTACTAAAATTCCAAGTGCTCTCTAA
- the LOC141712621 gene encoding uncharacterized protein LOC141712621 isoform X2, producing MSSDVIPSENENDLTWEKDTTPIVVIIPGLTSDSDASYIRHLVHSTAMRRWNVVVCNHRGMAGVPFTSDRAYNSGWTTDVRDVIDYLHHKYPEAPLFAVGTSIGANILVKYLGEYGETVPLAGAAAICSPWDLLIGSRYIARKLIQNLYGILLTMGLKSYARSNQTHFMRLADWEGILKSRHMPEFDKAVTCTMENFETADTFYRWCSSAAYTRDVSVPLLSISSLDDPVCTAEAIPWHECRANKNIVLATTKHGGHLGFFEGITAPNLWWVRAVNEFLSVLHSTSMHKHKKGNYKNVTKEAMVAAMCHKPIIGPHFIRCDCSVFTI from the exons ATGAGCTCCGATG TTATACCTTCTGAAAATGAGAATGACTTAACTTGGGAGAAAGATACAACTCCGATTGTAGTAATTATTCCGGGCTTGACAAGCGACTCCGATGCTTCT TATATAAGACATCTAGTCCATAGTACAGCTATGCGACGATGGAATGTTGTGGTCTGCAATCACCGAGGAATGGCTGGTGTTCCATTCACT TCAGATCGTGCTTACAATTCTGGATGGACAACAGATGTACGAGATGTTATCGACTATCTCCATCACAAATATCCCGAGGCTCCATTATTTGCTGTGGGGACTAGTATTGGTGCCAACATTTTG GTAAAGTATCTTGGAGAATATGGCGAAACTGTTCCTCTTGCTGGTGCTGCTGCTATCTGCTCTCCATGGGACCTTCTG ATTGGTTCAAGATACATAGCTCGGAAACTCATACAGAATCTGTACGGCATTCTTCTTACCATGGGCCTTAAAAGTTATGCAAGATC AAATCAAACACACTTTATGCGCCTTGCTGACTGGGAAGGTATCTTGAAG TCCCGTCATATGCCAGAGTTTGACAAAGCCGTGACTTGTACAATGGAAAATTTCGAG ACTGCAGATACATTCTACAGGTGGTGTAGTTCTGCTGCTTATACAAGAGATGTGTCGGTCCCACTACTATCTATAAGTTCTTTGGACGATCCTGTTTGTACCGCTGAGGCAATCCCATGGCACGAGTGCAG AGCAAATAAAAACATTGTTCTTGCAACAACAAAACATGGTGGACATCTTGGGTTTTTTGAGGGCATAACAGCACCTAACTTATG GTGGGTTCGTGCAGTAAACGAATTTCTAAGTGTTCTGCATTCGACCTCTATGCATAAACATAAAAAG GGAAACTATAAGAATGTGACTAAGGAAGCAATGGTGGCAGCTATGTGCCATAAACCAATAATAG GTCCACACTTCATAAGATGCGACTGTTCAGTGTTTACTATATAA
- the LOC141712621 gene encoding uncharacterized protein LOC141712621 isoform X1 produces MSSDVIPSENENDLTWEKDTTPIVVIIPGLTSDSDASYIRHLVHSTAMRRWNVVVCNHRGMAGVPFTSDRAYNSGWTTDVRDVIDYLHHKYPEAPLFAVGTSIGANILVKYLGEYGETVPLAGAAAICSPWDLLIGSRYIARKLIQNLYGILLTMGLKSYARSNQTHFMRLADWEGILKSRHMPEFDKAVTCTMENFETADTFYRWCSSAAYTRDVSVPLLSISSLDDPVCTAEAIPWHECRANKNIVLATTKHGGHLGFFEGITAPNLWWVRAVNEFLSVLHSTSMHKHKKGNYKNVTKEAMVAAMCHKPIIGKVEISCEAASTKDVKTTCKHNKKLMFCQL; encoded by the exons ATGAGCTCCGATG TTATACCTTCTGAAAATGAGAATGACTTAACTTGGGAGAAAGATACAACTCCGATTGTAGTAATTATTCCGGGCTTGACAAGCGACTCCGATGCTTCT TATATAAGACATCTAGTCCATAGTACAGCTATGCGACGATGGAATGTTGTGGTCTGCAATCACCGAGGAATGGCTGGTGTTCCATTCACT TCAGATCGTGCTTACAATTCTGGATGGACAACAGATGTACGAGATGTTATCGACTATCTCCATCACAAATATCCCGAGGCTCCATTATTTGCTGTGGGGACTAGTATTGGTGCCAACATTTTG GTAAAGTATCTTGGAGAATATGGCGAAACTGTTCCTCTTGCTGGTGCTGCTGCTATCTGCTCTCCATGGGACCTTCTG ATTGGTTCAAGATACATAGCTCGGAAACTCATACAGAATCTGTACGGCATTCTTCTTACCATGGGCCTTAAAAGTTATGCAAGATC AAATCAAACACACTTTATGCGCCTTGCTGACTGGGAAGGTATCTTGAAG TCCCGTCATATGCCAGAGTTTGACAAAGCCGTGACTTGTACAATGGAAAATTTCGAG ACTGCAGATACATTCTACAGGTGGTGTAGTTCTGCTGCTTATACAAGAGATGTGTCGGTCCCACTACTATCTATAAGTTCTTTGGACGATCCTGTTTGTACCGCTGAGGCAATCCCATGGCACGAGTGCAG AGCAAATAAAAACATTGTTCTTGCAACAACAAAACATGGTGGACATCTTGGGTTTTTTGAGGGCATAACAGCACCTAACTTATG GTGGGTTCGTGCAGTAAACGAATTTCTAAGTGTTCTGCATTCGACCTCTATGCATAAACATAAAAAG GGAAACTATAAGAATGTGACTAAGGAAGCAATGGTGGCAGCTATGTGCCATAAACCAATAATAGGTAAGGTTGAGATATCCTGTGAAGCCGCAAGCACTAAAGATGTAAAAACTACTTGTAAACACAACAAGAAGCTAATGTTCTGTCAACTTTGA
- the LOC141712622 gene encoding phytolongin Phyl1.1 yields the protein MGSVQNSVYYCCVSKGDRVLYEYSGGDEDIEKLAGLCLEKTPLYHQWYFETMGKRTFGFLMEEGYVYLAIADVGLGKPGLLQFLEHIRDEFGKMNKGLRKSMSNLDSLCLQEQLVPVIRHLISSLEKVSETSECLTETPSPPGQNEAIASTKAPLLGKSSKLEKKKMKEHAIAMRDIQMEEHRRSTDRAIKMDSENLESSRLDASGSSLSRKDSARIRSGNLNVRRKYWRQVRIVLAIDAAVCLLLFVIWLLICGGTRCI from the coding sequence ATGGGGTCAGTGCAAAATTCTGTATATTATTGTTGTGTGTCGAAGGGTGATCGAGTATTGTATGAGTATAGTGGTGGAGATGAGGATATTGAGAAATTGGCTGGGTTGTGCTTAGAAAAAACCCCTTTATACCATCAATGGTATTTCGAGACAATGGGAAAAAGAACTTTTGGTTTTTTGATGGAAGAAGGGTATGTTTATCTTGCTATTGCGGATGTGGGTCTTGGAAAGCCTGGATTGTTACAGTTTTTAGAACATATCAGAGATGAATTTGGAAAGATGAATAAAGGTTTACGCAAGAGTATGTCGAATTTGGATTCGCTTTGTTTGCAAGAACAGCTAGTTCCGGTTATCCGTCACTTGATTTCGAGTCTAGAAAAAGTCTCCGAGACTAGTGAGTGCCTGACAGAGACACCCTCACCTCCAGGACAAAATGAAGCTATTGCATCAACAAAAGCCCCATTATTGGGGAAATCTAGTAAActagagaagaagaagatgaaggaGCATGCTATCGCAATGAGAGATATTCAAATGGAAGAGCACCGTAGGTCTACGGATAGAGCAATCAAGATGGATTCTGAAAATTTAGAATCTAGTAGATTAGATGCTTCAGGATCATCACTCTCGCGGAAGGATTCAGCAAGGATAAGGTCGGGTAACTTAAATGTCCGAAGGAAGTATTGGCGTCAAGTACGGATTGTTTTAGCTATTGATGCAGCAGTATGTCTACTACTCTTTGTGATTTGGTTACTGATTTGTGGCGGTACTCGGTGCATTTAA